A genomic region of Deinococcus ruber contains the following coding sequences:
- a CDS encoding replication initiator protein A: MGEANRMSRLGSDERNLARLVPVLGLNRVPQEMTGWHKSVVVDDLCTITVICSGNGQLAPHGIDGDVIFGLTTLYVLQGKPDDGYIVASVAELCSVMGIKTNGRVYERLLESITRLKHVSFEVLESWASRKKDGKISWKSLLFSVVNSIEKCDSDLDRSDVIGMFRPSTILRVGLGKELTDSIKAGHVRAIDLEFYSKLEQPLSRLLYRTLEEIKYANDISTKYSVPVEVWGQHLGMRSIVRDINGDVETKKIEGSKAVVPVTEIISPSRIRRSLDAAHAELISKCYLKQVDYVGRGHSQIIYYEFGTPQVPVDLELVALLTQRGMSPKMAEQHARNYGPKRVNRAAEVFDARKAAGYVVRNAGGLLTDILVDPEKYVSLDSAAPVKSDSVHSVRQVKPVIDVQLAEPTVEEKRKTNTFVVDGWAKRKWLVGQQHQNLLDLVKRGQLDHAKLASLGLADVVAVQKFVMEALASN, translated from the coding sequence ATGGGCGAGGCAAACAGAATGAGTCGGCTAGGGTCTGACGAGCGTAACCTCGCCCGGCTCGTTCCGGTGTTGGGGCTCAACCGAGTACCGCAAGAAATGACTGGATGGCACAAGTCCGTCGTTGTTGATGACCTATGCACCATTACAGTTATTTGCTCAGGCAACGGTCAGCTAGCTCCTCATGGTATTGATGGGGATGTTATATTTGGCTTGACAACCCTTTATGTCCTTCAAGGAAAGCCCGATGATGGTTATATAGTGGCAAGCGTTGCTGAACTTTGCAGCGTAATGGGTATCAAAACAAACGGGCGCGTTTATGAACGTTTATTGGAAAGTATCACTCGGCTTAAGCATGTATCCTTTGAGGTTTTAGAATCCTGGGCTTCAAGAAAGAAAGATGGAAAAATCTCTTGGAAGAGTCTGTTGTTTAGTGTTGTTAATAGTATTGAAAAATGCGACTCCGATTTAGACAGGAGCGATGTCATAGGTATGTTTCGCCCTTCAACAATTTTGAGAGTTGGATTAGGTAAAGAATTAACAGATAGCATAAAAGCGGGCCATGTAAGGGCGATAGATCTGGAATTTTATAGCAAACTTGAACAGCCCTTAAGTCGTCTTCTGTACAGAACTCTAGAAGAAATTAAATATGCGAACGACATTTCTACGAAATACTCTGTACCGGTTGAAGTTTGGGGACAGCATTTAGGAATGAGAAGTATAGTGAGAGATATAAATGGAGATGTTGAAACCAAGAAAATCGAGGGGTCAAAAGCAGTTGTACCGGTAACTGAAATTATTTCTCCTTCCCGGATTCGTCGTTCTCTCGATGCTGCCCATGCTGAATTGATTTCAAAATGCTATCTAAAGCAAGTTGATTACGTGGGACGTGGACACTCGCAAATAATATATTATGAGTTTGGTACACCACAGGTACCAGTGGATTTAGAACTTGTTGCCCTCCTAACTCAAAGGGGTATGTCTCCTAAAATGGCGGAGCAGCATGCACGGAATTACGGTCCTAAGCGTGTGAATAGAGCCGCCGAGGTATTTGATGCGCGTAAGGCAGCCGGATATGTAGTGCGTAACGCAGGTGGTCTGCTAACAGATATTTTGGTAGATCCCGAGAAATATGTGTCACTCGATTCTGCTGCCCCAGTCAAATCTGATTCGGTACATTCTGTAAGGCAGGTGAAACCAGTAATTGACGTGCAACTGGCCGAACCTACTGTTGAAGAGAAGCGGAAAACAAATACATTTGTCGTTGATGGGTGGGCAAAGCGGAAGTGGTTGGTTGGGCAACAGCATCAGAATCTCCTTGACCTCGTGAAACGCGGGCAGTTAGATCATGCGAAGCTGGCGTCTCTAGGACTCGCTGATGTCGTCGCTGTACAAAAGTTTGTGATGGAGGCCTTAGCAAGCAACTAG